In a genomic window of Streptococcus oralis:
- a CDS encoding ABC transporter ATP-binding protein — protein MTLLDVKHVQKIYKTRFQGNQVEALKDIHFTVEKGDYVAIMGESGSGKSTLLNILAMLDKPTRGQVYLNGTDTATIKNSQASSFRREKLGFVFQDFNLLDTLSVKDNILLPLVLSRKPITEMMKKLVVTAENLGINQLQEKYPYEISGGQKQRVAVARAIITEPEILLADEPTGALDSKSSAALLDVFDEINERGQTILMVTHSTAAASRAKRVLFIKDGILYNQIYRGDKTERQMFQEISDTLTVMASEVN, from the coding sequence ATGACACTTTTAGATGTAAAACACGTTCAAAAAATCTACAAAACACGTTTCCAAGGCAACCAAGTAGAGGCCCTCAAGGATATTCACTTTACCGTGGAAAAGGGTGACTACGTGGCTATCATGGGAGAGTCTGGCTCTGGGAAATCAACCCTGCTCAACATCCTAGCTATGCTGGATAAACCAACTCGAGGTCAGGTTTACTTAAACGGAACAGACACAGCCACTATTAAAAATTCACAGGCTTCGAGTTTCCGTCGTGAGAAGTTGGGATTTGTCTTCCAAGACTTTAACTTGCTAGATACCCTGTCTGTTAAGGACAATATCTTACTTCCGTTAGTTCTATCACGAAAACCTATCACGGAGATGATGAAGAAATTGGTAGTAACCGCTGAAAATTTGGGCATAAACCAATTGCAAGAGAAGTACCCTTATGAGATTTCTGGTGGTCAAAAACAGCGGGTAGCAGTAGCACGCGCCATCATCACCGAACCTGAAATTCTCCTTGCGGATGAGCCAACAGGAGCCCTTGACTCCAAGTCATCTGCAGCTTTACTCGATGTATTTGATGAAATCAATGAACGCGGTCAAACCATTCTCATGGTAACTCACTCAACGGCAGCAGCCAGCAGGGCCAAGCGCGTTCTCTTTATCAAGGACGGCATTCTTTACAACCAAATCTACCGTGGAGACAAGACAGAGCGTCAAATGTTCCAAGAAATCTCTGATACTTTGACTGTTATGGCAAGCGAGGTGAATTAG
- a CDS encoding amino acid ABC transporter ATP-binding protein: MAKLKIDVNDLHKYYGKNEVLKGITTKFYEGDVVCIIGPSGSGKSTFLRSLNLLEEVTSGHITVNGYDLTEKSTNVDHVRENVGMVFQHFNLFPHMSVLENITFAPIEHKRMTKEEAEKLGMELLEKVGLADKAKANPDSLSGGQKQRVAIARGLAMNPDIMLFDEPTSALDPEMVGDVLNVMKELAEQGMTMIIVTHEMGFARQVANRVIFTADGEFLEDGTPDQIFDNPQHPRLKEFLDKVLNV; this comes from the coding sequence ATGGCAAAACTAAAAATTGATGTAAATGATTTGCATAAGTATTATGGAAAAAATGAGGTTTTAAAAGGAATTACAACTAAATTCTATGAAGGAGATGTTGTCTGCATCATCGGTCCTTCTGGTTCTGGTAAATCCACTTTCCTCCGTAGCCTTAACCTTCTCGAGGAGGTAACGAGTGGCCACATCACAGTAAATGGTTATGATTTGACTGAAAAGTCAACCAATGTCGACCATGTCCGCGAAAACGTGGGAATGGTCTTCCAACATTTCAATCTCTTCCCTCACATGTCCGTCCTAGAAAATATCACTTTTGCACCTATTGAACACAAACGGATGACCAAAGAAGAAGCTGAAAAATTGGGGATGGAATTGCTGGAGAAAGTCGGTCTTGCAGACAAGGCTAAGGCAAATCCAGATAGCCTTTCAGGTGGTCAGAAACAGCGTGTAGCTATCGCTCGTGGACTTGCCATGAATCCTGATATCATGCTCTTTGATGAGCCAACTTCCGCTCTTGACCCTGAGATGGTTGGAGATGTTTTGAACGTTATGAAGGAATTGGCAGAGCAAGGTATGACCATGATCATCGTAACCCACGAGATGGGATTTGCTCGTCAGGTAGCTAATCGTGTTATTTTCACAGCTGATGGAGAATTTCTTGAAGATGGAACTCCAGACCAAATCTTTGATAACCCGCAACACCCTCGTCTAAAAGAGTTCTTGGACAAGGTCTTAAATGTATAA
- a CDS encoding SprT family protein: MKLTEYVQSVSLEDFGRPFTHQAQWNSRLRTTGGRFFPKDGHLDFNPKVYNELGLEVFRKIVRHELCHYHLYFQKKGYRHKDRDFKELLKEVDGLRFVPHLKDQSNFLVYQCQYCQQRYQRKRKVDTKRYRCGVCRGKLVILNRPKD; encoded by the coding sequence ATGAAACTGACTGAGTACGTTCAGTCTGTTTCCCTCGAAGACTTTGGTAGACCTTTTACCCACCAAGCCCAGTGGAATTCTCGTCTGCGAACGACAGGTGGACGATTTTTCCCCAAGGATGGGCATTTGGACTTTAATCCCAAGGTTTATAATGAACTAGGTTTGGAAGTCTTTCGCAAAATCGTGCGCCATGAACTCTGTCACTATCACCTTTATTTTCAGAAAAAGGGTTATCGACATAAGGACCGAGATTTTAAAGAACTTTTGAAAGAAGTGGATGGACTGCGCTTTGTTCCCCATTTGAAAGACCAAAGTAATTTCCTGGTCTATCAGTGCCAATACTGCCAGCAACGCTATCAACGCAAGAGGAAGGTTGATACAAAACGCTATCGCTGTGGCGTCTGCCGTGGCAAACTCGTCATTTTAAATCGGCCTAAGGACTGA
- a CDS encoding Cof-type HAD-IIB family hydrolase: MIKLVATDMDGTFLDGEGRFDMERLKNLLVSYKEKGTYFAVASGRGILSLKKLFADVRDEVIFIAENGSYVEFHGEDMYEATMSRDFYLSTFEALKKSPYFDERKMLLTGKKACYVLDTVDETYLMFSRHYNENIQKVASLEDITDEIFKFTTNFTEETIEAGEAWVNENVPGVKAMTTGFESIDIVLDYVDKGVAIVELAKKLGLSMDQVMAFGDNLNDLHMMQVVGHPIAPENARPEILELAEAVIGHHKDQSVMTYMEGL; the protein is encoded by the coding sequence ATGATTAAACTTGTAGCAACCGATATGGATGGAACCTTTCTAGATGGAGAGGGTCGGTTTGATATGGAACGCCTTAAAAATTTACTTGTTTCCTACAAGGAAAAGGGGACTTATTTTGCAGTGGCTTCAGGTCGTGGTATTCTGTCCCTGAAAAAGTTGTTTGCGGATGTGCGAGATGAAGTGATTTTTATAGCTGAAAATGGTAGCTATGTTGAGTTTCATGGCGAGGATATGTACGAGGCTACTATGTCTCGGGATTTTTACTTGAGCACTTTTGAAGCTTTAAAGAAATCACCTTATTTTGATGAAAGAAAAATGCTACTGACGGGGAAAAAAGCTTGTTATGTTTTGGATACAGTGGATGAGACCTATCTCATGTTTAGTCGTCACTACAATGAAAACATTCAAAAAGTAGCGAGTTTGGAAGATATCACGGATGAGATTTTTAAATTCACTACTAACTTTACTGAAGAAACGATAGAAGCTGGGGAGGCCTGGGTCAACGAAAATGTTCCTGGTGTGAAAGCCATGACAACTGGTTTTGAATCCATTGATATTGTCTTGGACTACGTTGATAAGGGTGTGGCTATTGTTGAGCTAGCCAAAAAACTGGGGCTTAGCATGGATCAGGTTATGGCTTTTGGCGACAATCTCAATGACCTTCACATGATGCAGGTTGTGGGACACCCAATCGCTCCTGAAAATGCGCGACCAGAGATTTTAGAATTAGCAGAAGCAGTGATTGGCCACCATAAGGACCAATCAGTGATGACTTATATGGAGGGTTTGTAA
- the zwf gene encoding glucose-6-phosphate dehydrogenase gives MSSKVIVTIFGASGDLAKRKLYPSLFRLYKSGNLSEHFAVIGTARRPWSKEYFESVVVESILDLADSTEQAQEFASHFYYQSHDVNDTEHYIALRQLQAELNEKYQAEHNKLFFLSMAPQFFGTIAKHLKSENIVDGKGFERLIVEKPFGTDYETASKLNEDLLAAFDEEQIYRIDHYLGKEMIQSIFAVRFANMIFENVWNREHIDNVQITFAERLGVEERGGYYDQSGALRDMVQNHTLQLLSLLAMDKPASFTKDEIRAEKIKVFKNLYHPTEEELKEQFIRGQYRSGKIDGMKYISYRSEPNVDPESTTETFASGAFFVDSDRFRGVPFFFRTGKRLTEKGTHVNIVFKQMDSIFGEPLAPNILTIYIQPTEGFSLSLNGKQVGEEFNLAPSSLDYRTDATATGASPDPYEKLIYDVLNNNSTNFSHWDEVSASWKLIDRIEELWAENGAPLHDYKAGSMGPQASFDLLEKYGAKWTWQPDIAYREDGRLE, from the coding sequence ATGTCATCAAAGGTTATTGTTACAATTTTCGGTGCGAGTGGAGATTTAGCTAAACGCAAACTCTACCCTTCCCTTTTCAGACTCTATAAATCAGGCAATCTCTCTGAGCATTTTGCTGTTATCGGAACAGCTCGTAGACCTTGGAGTAAGGAATATTTTGAATCTGTAGTTGTCGAGTCCATCCTTGATTTGGCAGATAGTACCGAGCAAGCCCAGGAATTTGCTAGCCACTTCTACTATCAAAGCCATGATGTGAATGATACGGAACATTACATTGCTTTGCGCCAATTACAAGCTGAGCTCAACGAAAAATACCAAGCTGAACACAACAAGCTCTTCTTCTTGTCTATGGCACCTCAGTTCTTTGGAACCATTGCCAAGCACCTCAAATCTGAAAACATTGTTGATGGCAAAGGTTTTGAACGCTTGATCGTTGAGAAACCATTCGGTACAGACTACGAAACAGCTAGCAAACTCAATGAAGATCTCCTTGCGGCCTTTGATGAGGAGCAAATCTACCGTATCGACCATTACCTAGGTAAAGAGATGATTCAGAGTATCTTTGCTGTTCGTTTTGCCAACATGATCTTTGAGAATGTTTGGAACCGTGAGCACATTGATAATGTACAGATTACCTTTGCGGAACGCTTGGGTGTTGAAGAACGCGGTGGCTACTATGATCAATCTGGTGCCCTTCGTGATATGGTGCAAAACCATACTCTCCAACTCCTCTCTCTTCTAGCCATGGACAAACCAGCTAGTTTTACAAAAGATGAGATTCGTGCTGAAAAGATAAAGGTCTTTAAAAACCTCTATCATCCAACTGAGGAAGAACTGAAAGAACAGTTTATCCGTGGTCAATATCGCTCTGGTAAAATCGATGGCATGAAATACATTTCCTATCGAAGCGAACCAAATGTCGATCCTGAATCCACAACAGAAACTTTCGCATCTGGTGCCTTCTTTGTAGATAGCGATCGCTTCCGTGGTGTTCCTTTCTTCTTCCGTACTGGTAAACGCCTGACAGAAAAAGGCACTCATGTCAATATCGTCTTTAAGCAAATGGACTCTATCTTTGGTGAGCCTTTGGCACCAAATATCTTGACCATCTATATCCAACCAACAGAAGGCTTCTCACTCAGCCTAAATGGTAAGCAAGTAGGTGAAGAATTTAACCTGGCACCAAGCTCTCTGGATTATCGTACAGATGCTACTGCTACCGGGGCCTCACCAGATCCTTACGAGAAATTAATCTACGATGTCTTGAATAACAACTCTACCAACTTTAGCCACTGGGATGAGGTAAGTGCTTCTTGGAAATTGATTGACCGTATCGAAGAGCTCTGGGCTGAAAATGGCGCCCCACTTCATGACTATAAAGCCGGAAGTATGGGACCTCAAGCTAGCTTTGACTTACTTGAAAAGTATGGAGCCAAATGGACCTGGCAACCAGATATCGCCTATCGTGAAGATGGCCGTTTAGAATAG
- a CDS encoding VIT1/CCC1 transporter family protein, whose translation MTEIKHEIDANFAGRLNILRAGVLGANDGIISIAGVVIGVASATSNIWIIFLSGLAAILAGAFSMAGGEYVSVSTQKDTEEAAVEREQLLLDKDMESAKQSLYAAYLQNGECETSAQLLTNKAFLKNPLKALVEEKYGIEYEEFTNPWHAAISSFIAFVLGSLPPMLSITVFPSDYRIPATVFIVALSLLVTGYTSAKLGKAPTKTAMIRNLCIGLLTMGVTYLFGQLFSI comes from the coding sequence ATGACAGAAATAAAACATGAAATTGATGCTAACTTTGCAGGACGACTCAATATCCTACGCGCAGGTGTTCTGGGTGCCAATGATGGAATTATTTCCATCGCTGGAGTCGTTATTGGGGTTGCCAGTGCGACAAGCAATATCTGGATTATCTTTTTATCAGGATTGGCTGCTATCCTCGCTGGTGCTTTTTCTATGGCAGGTGGCGAATATGTCTCTGTATCCACTCAGAAAGATACGGAAGAAGCCGCTGTTGAGAGAGAGCAATTACTCTTGGATAAAGACATGGAATCTGCAAAACAATCCCTCTATGCTGCTTATCTTCAAAACGGTGAGTGTGAAACGTCCGCCCAACTCTTGACCAACAAGGCCTTTTTAAAAAATCCCCTCAAAGCCTTGGTTGAGGAAAAATACGGTATCGAGTACGAAGAATTTACCAATCCTTGGCATGCTGCCATCTCTAGCTTTATCGCCTTTGTACTGGGAAGTCTTCCTCCCATGCTTTCGATCACTGTCTTTCCAAGTGATTATCGCATTCCTGCTACTGTTTTTATCGTTGCCCTTTCCCTTCTCGTCACTGGCTATACCAGTGCTAAACTAGGCAAGGCACCTACGAAAACTGCTATGATCCGTAACCTCTGTATCGGACTTCTCACCATGGGAGTGACTTACCTGTTTGGACAACTCTTCAGCATTTAA
- a CDS encoding PspC domain-containing protein — translation MNTKFYKMKRNSMVSGVLAGLSDKWNFDVTLVRFLFAIFTVANFGIGVIIYIILASILPTKEEIEAEMYGTGPRKRKEAEAIDDNDGWFW, via the coding sequence ATGAATACAAAATTTTATAAAATGAAACGAAACAGCATGGTGTCGGGAGTTTTAGCTGGTCTATCAGACAAGTGGAATTTTGATGTAACCCTAGTCCGCTTTCTCTTCGCCATTTTTACCGTAGCAAATTTTGGAATTGGTGTGATAATCTACATCATCCTTGCCTCTATCCTGCCAACTAAGGAAGAAATCGAAGCCGAAATGTACGGAACAGGACCACGCAAACGTAAGGAAGCCGAGGCCATTGATGACAATGATGGCTGGTTTTGGTGA
- a CDS encoding ABC transporter permease produces the protein MFRLTNKLAVSNLIKNRKLYYPFALAVLLAVTITYLFYSLSLNPNIGKIRGGETISMTLALGMVVVTIASGIIVLYANSFVMKNRSKELGVYGMLGLEKRHLISMVFKELLIFGSLTLTAGLGLGALFDKLIFALLLKLMKMKVELVSTFQPIVFILVLIVFGAIFLGLIFINAFRIARMNALQLSREKASGEKKGRFLGLQTILGLISMGAGYYLAVTVENPLSAVLIFFVAVLLVILGTYLLFNAGITVFLQILKKNKRYYYQPNNMISVSNLIFRMKKNAVGLATIAILSTMVLVTMSAATSIFKASENFKKVMNPHDFGITGQNVEKEDIEKLLNQYASNKGLTVTKKEVLTYSNFGVANQEGTKLTIFEKGQNRVQPKTIFMVFDQKDYENMTGQKLGLSGHEVGLFAQNKQLQGQKELTLNDQTYTIKEEIKKDFILEHVPNQYNILTSDYNYLVVPDLQAFLEQHPNSSIFNQYYGGMNVTASEDEQLKIADDYSKFVNNFNRELNKEGSYVYGSNLADSSAQMSALFGGVFFIGIFLSIIFMVGTVLVIYYKQISEGYEDRERFIILQKVGLDQKQIKQTINKQVLTVFFLPLLFAFLHLAFAYHMLSLILKVIGVLDATMMLTVTLSICAIFLIVYVLIFMITSRSYRKIVQM, from the coding sequence ATGTTCCGATTAACCAATAAGTTAGCGGTATCTAATTTGATTAAAAACCGCAAACTCTACTATCCCTTTGCCCTTGCTGTTCTCTTAGCAGTGACCATCACCTATCTCTTTTACTCACTGTCACTTAATCCTAACATTGGCAAGATCCGAGGGGGAGAAACTATCTCTATGACCCTTGCTCTCGGAATGGTGGTTGTTACCATCGCTTCTGGAATTATTGTCCTTTATGCCAATAGTTTTGTCATGAAGAACCGCTCCAAGGAGCTGGGTGTATATGGTATGCTGGGTCTTGAAAAGCGCCATTTAATCAGTATGGTTTTTAAGGAGCTTCTTATTTTTGGTTCCTTAACCTTGACAGCTGGTCTCGGCCTAGGAGCTCTCTTTGATAAGCTAATCTTTGCCCTTCTTCTGAAGTTGATGAAGATGAAAGTGGAGCTCGTTTCGACTTTCCAACCAATTGTCTTTATCCTAGTTCTCATCGTCTTTGGAGCTATCTTCCTAGGTCTAATTTTTATCAATGCCTTTCGTATCGCACGCATGAATGCCCTTCAGCTCTCTCGTGAGAAGGCCAGTGGTGAGAAAAAAGGACGTTTCTTAGGTCTTCAAACTATACTAGGTTTGATTAGTATGGGAGCTGGCTACTACCTAGCAGTTACCGTTGAAAATCCACTTTCTGCTGTTCTGATTTTCTTCGTAGCAGTCTTGTTGGTAATTTTGGGAACTTATCTTCTCTTCAATGCAGGGATTACAGTCTTCTTACAAATCTTAAAGAAAAACAAGCGTTATTATTACCAACCCAACAACATGATTTCCGTATCCAATCTCATTTTCCGTATGAAGAAAAATGCGGTTGGTCTGGCGACGATTGCTATTCTCTCAACCATGGTCTTAGTGACTATGTCTGCTGCAACAAGTATCTTTAAGGCATCAGAAAACTTCAAGAAGGTCATGAATCCACATGATTTTGGGATTACAGGACAGAATGTTGAAAAAGAAGACATCGAAAAACTCTTGAACCAGTATGCTAGTAATAAAGGATTGACTGTCACAAAGAAAGAAGTCCTTACATACAGTAACTTTGGTGTGGCAAATCAAGAAGGTACGAAATTGACAATCTTTGAGAAAGGTCAAAATCGTGTTCAACCGAAAACTATTTTTATGGTCTTTGACCAAAAAGACTACGAGAATATGACAGGACAGAAACTTGGACTTTCAGGCCATGAAGTTGGATTGTTTGCTCAAAACAAGCAACTTCAAGGGCAGAAAGAACTGACTCTGAATGACCAGACTTACACAATTAAAGAAGAAATCAAAAAAGATTTTATTCTTGAACATGTCCCAAATCAGTACAATATCCTAACTTCGGACTATAACTATTTGGTTGTTCCTGACTTACAAGCCTTTCTAGAACAGCATCCTAACTCTTCCATCTTTAATCAATACTATGGTGGTATGAATGTAACGGCTAGTGAGGACGAGCAGCTTAAAATTGCAGATGACTATTCAAAATTCGTTAACAACTTTAATAGAGAACTAAACAAAGAAGGAAGCTATGTTTACGGAAGCAATCTGGCTGATAGTAGTGCGCAGATGAGTGCTCTCTTTGGTGGAGTTTTCTTCATCGGTATCTTCCTCTCTATCATCTTTATGGTGGGAACAGTTCTTGTCATCTACTACAAACAAATCTCTGAAGGATACGAAGACCGCGAACGCTTTATCATTTTGCAAAAAGTCGGTCTCGATCAAAAGCAAATCAAGCAAACCATCAACAAACAGGTGCTAACTGTATTCTTCCTCCCATTGCTCTTTGCCTTCCTACACCTTGCCTTTGCCTATCATATGCTTAGCCTCATCCTAAAAGTCATTGGGGTGCTAGATGCGACCATGATGTTGACTGTCACTTTATCCATCTGTGCTATCTTCCTCATCGTCTATGTCTTAATCTTTATGATTACCTCAAGAAGCTATCGCAAGATTGTGCAAATGTAA
- a CDS encoding Cof-type HAD-IIB family hydrolase, with protein MADIRLIALDLDGTLLTTDKKLTDRTKEVLKAARDRGIKVVLTTGRPLKAMDFFLKELGTDGQEDEYTITFNGGLVQKNTGEILDKTVFSIDDVARLYEETEKLGLPLDAISEGTVYQIQSDQESLYAKFNPALTFVPVAFEDLSSRMTYNKCVTAFAQEPLDAAIQQISPELFDQYEIFKSRELLLEWSPKNVHKATGLAKLIKHLGINQSQVMACGDEANDLSMIEWAGLGVAMQNAVPAVKEVANVITPMTNDEEAVAWAIEEYVLKEN; from the coding sequence ATGGCAGATATTAGATTGATTGCACTTGATTTGGATGGTACTTTACTGACAACGGATAAAAAGCTGACAGATCGTACCAAGGAAGTCCTCAAAGCTGCGCGTGACCGTGGTATCAAGGTCGTTCTGACAACGGGACGTCCTCTGAAAGCTATGGATTTTTTTCTCAAGGAGTTAGGAACTGATGGTCAGGAGGACGAGTACACCATCACCTTTAATGGTGGTCTGGTGCAGAAAAACACAGGAGAGATTCTCGATAAAACCGTCTTTTCAATCGACGATGTGGCACGATTGTATGAGGAAACTGAAAAACTCGGACTTCCGTTAGATGCTATTTCAGAAGGAACAGTCTATCAAATCCAGTCGGACCAAGAAAGTCTCTATGCGAAGTTCAACCCAGCCTTGACTTTCGTACCTGTCGCTTTTGAAGATCTATCTAGTCGGATGACGTATAATAAATGTGTGACTGCCTTTGCCCAAGAACCTTTGGATGCAGCGATTCAACAGATTTCTCCTGAATTGTTTGACCAATATGAAATCTTCAAATCGCGTGAACTTTTATTGGAATGGTCACCGAAAAACGTCCACAAGGCAACAGGTTTAGCGAAATTAATTAAACACTTAGGAATCAATCAAAGTCAAGTGATGGCTTGTGGGGACGAGGCCAATGACCTTTCCATGATTGAATGGGCAGGTCTGGGAGTTGCTATGCAAAATGCTGTTCCAGCAGTTAAGGAAGTTGCCAATGTGATTACCCCAATGACCAACGACGAGGAAGCCGTTGCCTGGGCTATCGAAGAATACGTGCTAAAGGAGAACTAA
- the ftsY gene encoding signal recognition particle-docking protein FtsY — MGLFDRLFGKKEEPKIEDIVKEALENLDLSEEVEENQTAVEETSQEVTARDKVEETPQILTEEVIEPEAVEEIAQEDLELEADELEQLQELEEVLEEESQEYLETEEELPQVEETVQEKYDRSLKKTRTGFGARLNAFFANFRSVDEEFFEELEELLIMSDVGVQVASNLTEELRYEAKLENAKKPDALRRVIIEKLVELYEKDGNYDEQIHFQDGLTVMLFVGVNGVGKTTSIGKLAHRYKQAGKKVMLVAADTFRAGAVAQLVEWGRRVDVPVVTGPEKADPASVVFDGMERAVAEGIDILMIDTAGRLQNKDNLMAELEKIGRIIKRVVPEAPHETFLALDASTGQNALVQAKEFSKITPLTGIVLTKIDGTARGGVVLAIREELNIPVKLIGFGEKIDDIGEFNSENFMKGLLEGLI; from the coding sequence ATGGGATTATTTGACCGTCTATTCGGAAAAAAAGAAGAGCCGAAAATCGAAGATATTGTAAAAGAAGCTCTGGAAAATCTTGATTTGTCAGAAGAAGTTGAGGAAAACCAAACGGCAGTCGAAGAAACTTCTCAGGAAGTGACAGCAAGAGACAAAGTGGAAGAAACCCCTCAGATCTTGACAGAAGAAGTTATTGAACCAGAAGCAGTCGAAGAAATTGCTCAGGAAGATCTTGAGCTAGAAGCTGATGAATTGGAACAACTCCAAGAGCTGGAAGAAGTTTTAGAAGAAGAGAGCCAAGAGTATCTAGAAACTGAAGAAGAACTTCCTCAGGTTGAGGAAACCGTTCAGGAAAAATATGACCGCAGTCTCAAGAAAACCCGTACGGGATTCGGAGCTCGTTTGAATGCTTTCTTTGCCAACTTCCGTTCAGTCGATGAAGAATTCTTCGAAGAATTGGAAGAACTGCTCATCATGAGCGACGTCGGTGTGCAAGTCGCTTCAAACTTAACAGAAGAACTACGCTATGAAGCTAAACTCGAAAATGCTAAGAAGCCTGACGCGCTCCGTCGTGTCATTATCGAGAAATTGGTCGAGCTCTATGAGAAGGATGGCAACTACGATGAACAAATCCATTTCCAAGATGGTTTGACAGTCATGCTCTTTGTCGGAGTCAATGGTGTTGGGAAAACAACTTCTATCGGGAAATTGGCTCATCGCTACAAACAAGCTGGCAAGAAAGTCATGTTGGTTGCGGCAGATACCTTCCGTGCTGGCGCCGTTGCCCAGCTAGTAGAATGGGGCCGTCGTGTGGATGTTCCTGTTGTGACGGGACCTGAAAAGGCTGATCCAGCAAGTGTGGTATTTGATGGGATGGAACGTGCTGTAGCAGAAGGAATTGATATCCTTATGATTGATACAGCAGGCCGTCTGCAAAACAAGGACAACCTTATGGCCGAGTTGGAAAAGATTGGTCGCATTATCAAACGTGTCGTTCCTGAAGCACCTCATGAAACTTTCCTGGCACTCGATGCTTCAACTGGACAGAACGCCTTGGTACAAGCTAAGGAATTTTCGAAGATAACACCATTGACAGGTATTGTTTTGACAAAAATTGACGGAACTGCCCGAGGTGGTGTTGTTCTGGCTATCCGCGAAGAACTCAATATCCCTGTAAAATTGATTGGTTTCGGTGAAAAAATTGATGATATTGGGGAATTCAACTCAGAAAACTTTATGAAGGGTCTCTTAGAAGGCTTGATTTAA